One region of Streptomyces capillispiralis genomic DNA includes:
- a CDS encoding ribbon-helix-helix protein, CopG family — translation MGTDVLSLRMDHDLLERLRHHAAKRGMSVQDYVVRTLMRDDFDQRFQTAVEETEKFYGVT, via the coding sequence ATGGGGACCGACGTGCTCAGCCTGCGGATGGACCACGACCTGCTCGAACGACTCCGGCACCACGCCGCCAAACGCGGCATGAGCGTCCAGGACTATGTCGTCCGGACGCTCATGCGCGATGACTTCGACCAGCGGTTCCAGACCGCCGTCGAGGAGACGGAGAAGTTCTACGGGGTCACGTGA
- a CDS encoding Scr1 family TA system antitoxin-like transcriptional regulator, translating into MPWPSATSARTASRQHRLAAGLPDPVGPPLKLLMWEGALWARLCPPDVLVAQLDRLLGLVGMDTVHLGIVPLTSPLRLPPANSFCMLDGRLVVLEDWHAELWLDDAETIALYQRVWDTLAESAVYGPDAQQVIARVRRSVKV; encoded by the coding sequence ATCCCGTGGCCGTCGGCCACCAGCGCCCGTACGGCCTCCCGTCAACATCGCCTGGCAGCTGGGCTTCCCGATCCTGTCGGTCCTCCTCTGAAGCTGCTCATGTGGGAGGGGGCCCTGTGGGCTCGGCTCTGTCCCCCGGACGTCCTGGTGGCGCAACTGGACCGGCTGCTCGGCCTGGTGGGGATGGATACGGTCCACCTCGGGATCGTCCCGTTGACCAGTCCGCTCCGCCTTCCTCCGGCGAACTCCTTCTGCATGCTCGACGGTCGCCTGGTCGTCCTTGAGGACTGGCACGCCGAACTCTGGCTGGACGACGCCGAAACGATCGCTCTCTACCAGCGCGTCTGGGACACCCTCGCCGAGTCGGCCGTCTACGGCCCCGACGCCCAGCAGGTGATCGCGCGGGTCCGTCGGAGCGTCAAGGTCTGA
- a CDS encoding aldo/keto reductase, whose translation MKYTQLGRTGLKVSRLVLGTMNFGPQTDETDSHAIMDAALDAGINFFDTANVYGWGENKGRTESIIGSWFAKGGGRRDKVVLATKVYGNMGADGEAWPNHDKLSAVNIRRAVDASLKRLGTDYIDLYQFHHIDRNTPFEEIWQAIDVLVQQGKVLYAGSSNFPGYKIAQANEIAARRGGTIGLVSEQCLYNLAERRAEMEVIPAAQDYGLGVIPWSPLHGGLLGGVLKKEVEGGRRASGRAAETLADPSSRAQIQAYEDLLDKHGVEPGEAALAWLLTRPGVTGPIVGPRTAAQLASALRAVELELGEELLTSLDEIFPGPGPSPEAFAW comes from the coding sequence ATGAAGTACACGCAGCTCGGACGCACCGGACTCAAGGTCAGCCGCCTCGTCCTCGGGACGATGAACTTCGGTCCGCAGACCGACGAGACGGACAGTCACGCCATCATGGACGCGGCGCTCGACGCCGGGATCAACTTCTTCGACACCGCCAATGTGTACGGCTGGGGCGAGAACAAGGGCCGCACCGAGAGCATCATCGGCAGCTGGTTCGCCAAGGGAGGGGGACGGCGCGACAAGGTCGTGCTGGCCACCAAGGTGTACGGGAACATGGGCGCCGACGGCGAGGCCTGGCCCAACCACGACAAGCTGTCCGCGGTGAACATCCGGCGGGCGGTCGACGCCAGCTTGAAGCGGCTGGGGACCGACTACATCGACCTCTACCAGTTCCACCACATCGACCGGAACACGCCCTTCGAGGAGATCTGGCAGGCCATCGACGTCCTCGTCCAGCAGGGCAAGGTCCTCTACGCCGGCTCCTCCAACTTCCCCGGCTACAAGATCGCCCAGGCCAACGAGATCGCCGCCCGGCGCGGCGGGACCATCGGGCTGGTCAGCGAGCAGTGCCTCTACAACCTCGCCGAGCGCCGCGCCGAGATGGAGGTCATCCCGGCAGCCCAGGACTACGGGCTCGGGGTCATCCCGTGGTCGCCGCTGCACGGCGGTCTGCTGGGCGGCGTGCTCAAGAAGGAGGTCGAGGGCGGCCGGCGCGCCTCCGGGCGGGCCGCCGAGACGCTCGCCGACCCGTCGTCCCGCGCGCAGATCCAGGCGTACGAGGACCTGCTCGACAAGCACGGCGTCGAGCCCGGCGAGGCCGCGCTGGCCTGGCTGCTCACCCGGCCCGGGGTGACCGGCCCGATCGTCGGCCCGCGCACCGCCGCGCAGCTCGCCTCGGCGCTGCGCGCGGTCGAGCTGGAGCTGGGCGAGGAGCTGCTGACCTCGCTGGACGAGATCTTCCCGGGCCCGGGGCCCTCCCCGGAGGCCTTCGCCTGGTAG
- the thpR gene encoding RNA 2',3'-cyclic phosphodiesterase, with protein sequence MRLFAAVLPPDDVVHALAVEVGRLKKLPGADGLRWTGRPGWHLTLAFYGEVDDTLVPDLTERLARAASRTEPFELALCGGGQFGHGRALWAGADGDLRTMRLLAGRSEAAARKAGVAMDEHRRYKAHLTVARSRDAVDVRPYLDVLRAFRSRTWTVDELVLVRSNLPASGVPGEQPRYEAVARRALGAAG encoded by the coding sequence ATGAGACTCTTCGCCGCCGTGCTGCCCCCCGACGACGTGGTCCACGCGCTCGCCGTCGAGGTGGGGCGGCTGAAGAAGCTGCCCGGCGCCGACGGGCTGCGGTGGACCGGGCGGCCCGGGTGGCACCTCACCCTCGCCTTCTACGGCGAGGTCGACGACACCCTCGTACCCGACCTGACGGAGCGGCTGGCGCGGGCCGCGTCCCGTACCGAGCCGTTCGAGCTGGCGCTGTGCGGCGGCGGCCAGTTCGGGCACGGCCGGGCGCTGTGGGCCGGCGCGGACGGCGACCTGCGCACCATGCGGCTGCTGGCCGGGCGGTCCGAGGCGGCGGCCCGCAAGGCGGGCGTGGCGATGGACGAGCACCGCCGCTACAAGGCCCATCTGACGGTGGCCCGCAGCCGGGACGCCGTCGACGTACGGCCCTACCTGGACGTCCTGCGCGCGTTCCGCAGCCGCACCTGGACCGTGGACGAGCTGGTGCTGGTGCGCAGCAACCTGCCGGCCTCCGGTGTCCCGGGCGAGCAGCCCCGCTACGAGGCGGTCGCCCGCCGGGCCCTGGGCGCGGCCGGTTAG
- a CDS encoding Uma2 family endonuclease: MTVLEDRIEMAESGDELTLDMMFEWLEKMPVPEGYKTEIVGGHIFMTPQRDTHFQIIFDLLEQLRAEYPRKRLASDVRIDFPGRLNGFACDVAAFADGSVKDSRGHWRHQDIEFIAEVISRDTAANDYGPKKDTYASAGVPVYLIVDPYTGEWHLHTLPKDGTYHAGLSFGFGEEIDLTRTAVGLVLKTDEFPRD; encoded by the coding sequence ATGACCGTCCTCGAAGACAGGATCGAGATGGCCGAGAGCGGCGACGAACTCACGCTCGACATGATGTTCGAGTGGCTGGAGAAGATGCCCGTCCCCGAGGGTTACAAGACCGAGATCGTCGGGGGGCACATCTTCATGACGCCGCAGCGGGACACCCACTTCCAGATCATTTTCGACCTCCTGGAACAGTTGCGTGCCGAGTACCCGCGCAAGCGACTGGCGTCGGACGTGCGGATCGACTTCCCCGGACGGCTGAACGGCTTCGCCTGCGATGTCGCGGCGTTCGCCGACGGCTCGGTGAAGGACAGCCGGGGCCACTGGCGTCATCAGGATATCGAGTTCATCGCCGAGGTGATCTCCAGGGACACCGCCGCCAACGACTACGGTCCGAAGAAGGACACGTACGCGAGCGCCGGGGTGCCGGTGTACCTGATCGTCGATCCGTACACCGGTGAGTGGCACCTGCACACCCTGCCGAAGGACGGCACCTACCACGCCGGCCTCAGCTTCGGTTTCGGCGAGGAGATCGATCTGACCCGGACGGCCGTCGGTCTCGTCCTCAAGACCGACGAGTTTCCCCGGGACTGA
- a CDS encoding GDSL-type esterase/lipase family protein → MLRFMPVGDSMTIGSAGEHTWRHRLWQHLCTAYGGPFTLVGPRETLHDPGTDAPTSYAYADPDFPRAHLAGWGEGWQHMVPLIGDAVRSCRADVLLVSLGLIDLGFYTNAEQTAENVRAFVAGAREADPRVRIAVLPVLPNIRVDADPPFAEQVTRFNELLAKTTADLDEPGSSLLLVPPPPSYDFRTDTYDGTHPNETGEHKIAAAFAEAMWQHWALGGPYGA, encoded by the coding sequence GTGCTCAGGTTCATGCCCGTAGGTGACTCGATGACGATCGGGAGCGCGGGTGAACACACCTGGCGCCACCGGCTGTGGCAGCACCTGTGCACCGCGTACGGCGGCCCCTTCACGCTGGTGGGCCCCCGCGAGACGCTGCACGACCCGGGGACGGACGCCCCCACGTCGTACGCCTACGCCGACCCCGACTTCCCCCGCGCCCACCTGGCCGGCTGGGGCGAGGGCTGGCAGCACATGGTGCCGCTGATCGGCGACGCCGTGCGCTCCTGCCGCGCGGACGTGCTGCTGGTCTCGCTGGGCCTGATCGACCTGGGCTTCTACACCAACGCCGAGCAGACGGCGGAGAACGTGCGCGCCTTCGTCGCCGGGGCGCGGGAGGCCGACCCGCGGGTGCGCATCGCCGTCCTGCCGGTGCTGCCCAACATACGGGTGGACGCGGATCCGCCCTTCGCCGAACAGGTCACCCGGTTCAACGAACTCCTGGCGAAGACCACCGCCGACCTGGACGAACCGGGCTCCTCCCTGCTGCTCGTCCCGCCGCCCCCGTCGTACGACTTCCGGACCGACACCTACGACGGCACCCACCCCAACGAAACCGGCGAACACAAGATCGCGGCAGCCTTCGCGGAGGCGATGTGGCAGCACTGGGCCCTGGGCGGGCCTTACGGGGCGTAG
- a CDS encoding MarR family winged helix-turn-helix transcriptional regulator, which produces MPDLSHGDDAAAVNALRSAVMRLSRRLKHQRVDESLSPTEMSVLGTLARCGRATPGELARKEHVQPPSMTRIVALLEAKGLVRLEPHPDDRRQKVVTQTERAEAMLEESRRKRNAFLASLVEELDEDEWAVLRAAAPVLEKLAHV; this is translated from the coding sequence ATGCCGGACCTCAGCCATGGCGACGACGCAGCCGCCGTGAACGCCCTCCGCTCCGCCGTGATGCGGCTGTCCCGTCGGCTCAAGCACCAGCGGGTCGACGAGTCGCTCAGCCCCACCGAGATGTCGGTGCTCGGCACCCTGGCCCGCTGCGGCCGGGCCACCCCGGGCGAGCTCGCCCGCAAGGAACACGTGCAGCCGCCGTCGATGACCCGCATCGTGGCCCTGCTGGAGGCCAAGGGACTGGTCCGGCTGGAGCCGCACCCGGACGACCGGCGCCAGAAGGTCGTCACGCAGACCGAGCGGGCCGAGGCGATGCTCGAAGAGAGCCGCCGCAAGCGGAACGCGTTCCTCGCCTCGCTGGTCGAGGAACTGGACGAGGACGAGTGGGCGGTACTCCGCGCCGCCGCCCCCGTGCTGGAGAAACTCGCGCACGTCTGA
- a CDS encoding MFS transporter yields the protein MSSGPGAASAPAPDPHDTATAPDTTARKTSMFSSLRIRNYRLFFLGQVVSNTGTWMQRIAQDWLVLSLTGSSAAVGITTALQFLPMLLFGLYGGVLVDRLRKRPTLVVTQSAMALTALALAALTLTGQVQVWHVYLAAFAVGLATVVDNPARQSFVSELVGPGQLQNAVSLNSANFQSARLVGPAVAGLLITGVGTGWAFLLNGLSFVAPLTGLMLMRARELHVVERAPRGKGQLREGLRYVAGRPELIWPIVLVGFIGTFAFNFPVYLSAFADDVFHGGAGAYSLFNTLAAVGSVSGALLAARRGTARLRLLILGALAFGAVEIVAAASPALWMFALLMIPLGLFAMTVNVTTNTSLQMATDPAVRGRVMALYMMVFLGGSPVGAPIVGWITDTYGARVGLAAGGAVAVLAATVIGLVLARVGGLRLSVGWHRGHPRVRFVPRDRQETLAPVA from the coding sequence TTGAGTTCGGGACCCGGAGCAGCTTCCGCCCCCGCACCTGACCCCCACGACACCGCGACCGCCCCCGACACCACCGCCCGCAAGACCTCGATGTTCTCCTCGCTGAGGATCAGGAACTACCGCCTGTTCTTCCTCGGCCAGGTGGTCTCCAACACCGGCACCTGGATGCAGCGCATCGCCCAGGACTGGCTGGTGCTCAGCCTCACCGGCTCCTCCGCCGCCGTCGGCATCACCACGGCCCTGCAGTTCCTGCCGATGCTGCTGTTCGGCCTCTACGGCGGCGTCCTCGTCGACCGCCTGCGCAAGCGCCCCACGCTGGTCGTCACCCAGTCCGCGATGGCCCTCACCGCGCTCGCGCTGGCCGCCCTCACCCTCACCGGCCAGGTCCAGGTCTGGCACGTCTACCTCGCCGCCTTCGCCGTCGGCCTCGCGACCGTCGTCGACAACCCGGCCCGCCAGTCCTTCGTCTCCGAACTCGTCGGCCCCGGCCAGCTGCAGAACGCGGTCAGCCTGAACTCCGCCAATTTCCAGTCCGCCCGCCTGGTCGGCCCCGCCGTCGCGGGCCTGCTGATCACCGGCGTCGGCACGGGGTGGGCGTTCCTCCTCAACGGCCTGTCCTTCGTCGCGCCGCTGACCGGCCTGATGCTGATGCGCGCCCGCGAACTGCACGTCGTGGAGCGCGCCCCGCGCGGCAAGGGCCAGCTGCGGGAGGGCCTGCGCTACGTCGCCGGGCGGCCCGAGCTGATCTGGCCCATCGTCCTGGTCGGCTTCATAGGGACCTTCGCCTTCAACTTCCCCGTCTACCTGTCGGCCTTCGCCGACGACGTCTTCCACGGCGGGGCGGGCGCCTACAGCCTGTTCAACACGCTGGCCGCGGTCGGCTCCGTCTCCGGCGCGCTGCTCGCCGCCCGGCGCGGCACCGCCCGGCTGCGGCTGCTGATCCTGGGCGCGCTGGCCTTCGGCGCGGTGGAGATCGTGGCCGCCGCCTCCCCGGCCCTGTGGATGTTCGCCCTGCTCATGATCCCGCTGGGCCTGTTCGCGATGACGGTCAACGTCACCACCAACACCAGCCTCCAGATGGCGACGGACCCGGCGGTGCGCGGGCGTGTCATGGCCCTCTACATGATGGTCTTCCTCGGCGGTTCCCCGGTCGGCGCCCCGATCGTCGGCTGGATCACCGACACCTACGGCGCCCGGGTCGGCCTCGCGGCCGGCGGCGCGGTCGCCGTCCTCGCCGCGACCGTCATCGGCCTGGTCCTCGCCCGGGTCGGCGGGCTGCGCCTGTCCGTCGGCTGGCACCGAGGCCACCCACGGGTCCGGTTCGTCCCCCGGGACCGGCAGGAGACGCTGGCACCGGTGGCATGA
- a CDS encoding ATP-binding protein — translation MPATETFRIPKHRRHVPAARQYVRKALADWGVTDELADAVTLSANELVTNAVTHCRVSFAHVMVSLTLCGPELVLEVADPDRNRLPRLHAPGPDEEGGRGLALVAALADDWGHRQEPYAKHVWARFRLTGASEGARVPDGS, via the coding sequence ATGCCCGCAACCGAAACCTTCCGCATCCCCAAGCACAGAAGGCATGTGCCGGCCGCCCGCCAGTACGTACGCAAGGCCCTCGCGGACTGGGGCGTCACCGACGAACTCGCCGACGCGGTCACCCTGTCGGCGAACGAACTCGTCACCAACGCCGTGACGCACTGCCGCGTCTCCTTCGCACACGTGATGGTCTCCCTCACGCTGTGCGGACCGGAACTGGTACTGGAGGTCGCCGACCCCGACCGGAACCGGCTCCCCCGCCTCCACGCCCCCGGCCCGGACGAGGAGGGCGGGCGAGGGCTCGCGCTCGTGGCGGCGTTGGCCGACGACTGGGGCCACCGGCAGGAGCCGTACGCGAAACACGTGTGGGCCCGGTTCAGGCTCACCGGCGCATCGGAGGGGGCCCGTGTTCCGGACGGTTCGTGA
- a CDS encoding cytochrome P450, translating into MSTTPTSAPVPLNGPLLHSDPARAYREMRREHGSVVPVLLDGDVPAWLVLGYRELHQVTGDPVRFSRDPDLWNQWDDIPEDWPLRAMISRKQPSILHTVGEQHHRRATMLVNALESVNPFELRSHTEKFADELIDGICPRGTADIVTEFAMRLPVRVLAWLFGFDDEEGPGLVTALNDIADGRDHDRGGQILLLTSMTRLVAARRAEPADDVVSRMLADPAGYTDEEVVHDLTVMLGAGHLPTADWIGNSLRLMLTDSRFAASLFGGRNSVAEAMNEVLWEDTPNQNVAGRWASRDTRLGGRRIRAGDLLLLGLQGANADPQVRTDASALTGGNHAHFSFGHGEHRCPFPAQEIAEVIARTGIEIVLDRLPDIDLAVPAASLTRRPSPFLRGLSALPVTFTPTPALGGTLG; encoded by the coding sequence GTGAGCACCACCCCCACGTCCGCCCCGGTCCCCCTGAACGGGCCCCTGCTCCACAGCGACCCGGCCCGCGCGTACCGGGAGATGCGGCGCGAGCACGGCAGCGTGGTCCCGGTGCTGCTCGACGGCGACGTACCGGCCTGGCTGGTGCTCGGCTACCGCGAACTGCACCAGGTCACCGGCGACCCGGTGCGGTTCAGCCGCGACCCCGACCTGTGGAACCAGTGGGACGACATCCCCGAGGACTGGCCGCTGCGGGCGATGATCAGCCGGAAGCAGCCGTCGATCCTGCACACCGTCGGTGAACAGCACCACCGGCGCGCCACGATGCTGGTCAACGCGCTGGAGTCGGTGAACCCCTTCGAACTGCGGAGCCACACGGAGAAGTTCGCGGACGAGCTGATCGACGGCATCTGCCCGCGGGGCACCGCCGACATCGTCACCGAGTTCGCGATGCGCCTGCCGGTACGGGTGCTGGCCTGGCTGTTCGGATTCGACGACGAGGAGGGGCCGGGCCTGGTCACCGCCCTCAACGACATCGCCGACGGACGCGACCACGACCGCGGCGGTCAGATCCTGCTGCTGACGTCGATGACGCGGCTGGTGGCCGCCCGCCGGGCCGAGCCCGCCGACGACGTGGTGTCCCGGATGCTCGCCGACCCCGCCGGCTACACCGACGAGGAGGTCGTCCACGACCTGACGGTGATGCTGGGCGCCGGGCACCTGCCCACCGCCGACTGGATCGGCAACTCCCTGCGCCTGATGCTGACCGACAGCCGGTTCGCCGCGTCCCTGTTCGGCGGCCGCAACAGCGTCGCCGAGGCGATGAACGAGGTGCTGTGGGAGGACACGCCCAACCAGAACGTGGCCGGCCGCTGGGCCTCGCGCGACACCCGGCTCGGCGGTCGCCGGATCCGCGCCGGCGACCTGCTGCTGCTCGGCCTTCAGGGCGCCAACGCCGATCCGCAGGTGCGTACCGACGCCTCGGCGCTGACCGGCGGCAACCACGCCCACTTCTCCTTCGGACACGGGGAGCACCGCTGCCCGTTCCCGGCGCAGGAGATCGCCGAGGTCATCGCACGTACCGGCATCGAGATCGTCCTGGACCGGCTGCCGGACATCGACCTCGCGGTGCCGGCCGCGTCGCTGACCCGCAGGCCGTCGCCGTTCCTGCGCGGACTGTCCGCGCTTCCGGTCACCTTCACCCCCACCCCCGCCCTCGGGGGCACCCTCGGGTGA
- a CDS encoding WD40 repeat domain-containing protein: protein MRRPFALIAAALLTGALAVPASAADGDDAFAIRDPRVTESSGLAASRLHPGVYWTHNDSDDGPYLYAVDGATGETVARLTLTGVGTPRDVEAISVGPGNRIFVGDIGDNLGGTWPYVWIYELPEPKELKDATVRATQYVVKYADGPRDAESLVVHPKTGRVYVIDKKEEGGHLYEGPAQLSASGSNVFRPIAPVELWATDAAFSPDGRRLAVRGYFGGIDYTWNGGKLRREGRLSVPLQGQGESVTYSADGSRILYGSEGAESAVEAREAPGGDAGGGGKGAGAQGGGNAAGEGGGGGVDTGVLVAVGVAVAALFGAGRLRRRR, encoded by the coding sequence ATGCGCCGACCCTTCGCCCTGATCGCCGCCGCTCTCCTCACGGGCGCGCTCGCCGTGCCCGCCTCCGCCGCCGACGGCGACGACGCGTTCGCGATCAGGGACCCGCGCGTCACCGAGTCCAGCGGGCTCGCCGCCTCCCGCCTCCACCCCGGCGTCTACTGGACCCACAACGACAGCGACGACGGCCCCTACCTCTACGCCGTCGACGGCGCGACCGGTGAGACCGTCGCGCGTCTGACCCTCACCGGCGTCGGCACGCCCCGGGACGTCGAGGCCATCTCCGTCGGGCCCGGCAACAGGATCTTCGTCGGCGACATCGGCGACAACCTCGGCGGCACCTGGCCGTACGTGTGGATCTACGAGCTGCCCGAGCCGAAGGAGCTGAAGGACGCGACCGTGCGGGCCACGCAGTACGTGGTGAAGTACGCCGACGGGCCGCGGGACGCCGAGTCCCTGGTCGTGCACCCGAAGACCGGCCGCGTCTACGTCATCGACAAGAAGGAGGAGGGCGGGCACCTGTACGAAGGGCCCGCGCAGCTCTCGGCGTCCGGGAGCAACGTCTTCCGCCCGATCGCCCCCGTCGAGCTGTGGGCCACCGACGCCGCGTTCTCCCCCGACGGGCGGCGGCTCGCCGTGCGCGGCTACTTCGGCGGCATCGACTACACCTGGAACGGCGGGAAGCTCCGGCGCGAGGGGCGGCTGAGCGTGCCGCTCCAGGGGCAGGGGGAGTCCGTGACCTACTCCGCCGACGGGTCCCGCATCCTGTACGGCAGCGAGGGCGCCGAGAGCGCGGTCGAGGCCCGGGAGGCGCCCGGCGGGGACGCCGGGGGCGGCGGGAAGGGCGCCGGTGCGCAGGGCGGGGGGAACGCCGCCGGTGAGGGCGGGGGCGGCGGTGTCGACACCGGTGTCCTCGTCGCCGTGGGTGTCGCCGTCGCGGCGCTGTTCGGGGCCGGGCGGCTGCGCCGCCGGCGGTGA
- a CDS encoding DUF397 domain-containing protein, with protein sequence MTEVIGPFRKSSYSQAESNCVEVAETAVAGRAVRDSKQQDGPLLTVSRDSWRAFVRQFA encoded by the coding sequence GTGACCGAGGTTATAGGCCCCTTCAGGAAGTCGTCCTACTCCCAGGCGGAGAGCAACTGCGTCGAGGTCGCCGAAACGGCGGTTGCCGGCCGGGCCGTCCGTGACAGTAAGCAGCAGGATGGGCCCTTGCTCACCGTCTCCCGTGACAGCTGGCGGGCGTTCGTCCGGCAGTTCGCGTAG
- a CDS encoding helix-turn-helix domain-containing protein, with protein sequence MPTGGRPTVRSRRLGAALRRYRVAAEYDQPRAAEVIAAHQTRVSRIETGHVIARPIEIRALLKAYGVEDDEVRQKLEALAKQSKRRGWWLEHAAHLRPDYLDHIALEDDATYIREWQPVLVPGLLQIPAYTEAITRGSPTYIAPDRIAPLLKVRQGRQAKIEEGGSMYSAILWEPVVAHPLVSTEVHREQLAALLEIAQRGNVTVQVLPFSAGVLGAVTSAFSTFSFDSEPAVEAVTLENLRGTSVLEGPEVLTAYANMYDLLRSSALAPEASLQLIRGVLRRLKEDTS encoded by the coding sequence ATGCCCACTGGTGGACGACCGACCGTACGCAGCCGGCGACTTGGCGCCGCGCTCAGGCGCTACCGCGTGGCAGCCGAGTACGACCAGCCGCGGGCAGCCGAGGTGATCGCGGCGCATCAGACTCGGGTCAGTCGTATCGAGACCGGGCACGTCATCGCTCGCCCCATCGAGATCCGGGCCTTGCTGAAGGCGTACGGCGTGGAAGACGACGAAGTGCGCCAGAAGCTGGAGGCGTTGGCCAAGCAGTCCAAGCGACGAGGCTGGTGGCTGGAGCACGCGGCGCATCTGCGCCCGGACTACCTCGACCACATCGCGCTGGAGGACGACGCGACGTACATCCGGGAGTGGCAGCCTGTACTCGTCCCGGGACTCCTGCAAATCCCGGCCTACACGGAAGCGATCACCAGGGGGAGCCCCACGTACATCGCCCCGGATCGCATCGCCCCACTGCTGAAGGTCCGGCAGGGGCGGCAGGCGAAGATCGAGGAGGGCGGGTCGATGTACTCCGCCATCCTCTGGGAGCCGGTCGTGGCACACCCGTTGGTGAGTACCGAGGTGCACCGGGAACAACTTGCCGCGCTGCTGGAGATCGCCCAGCGGGGGAACGTCACCGTGCAGGTGCTGCCGTTCAGCGCAGGCGTACTCGGGGCGGTGACCTCTGCGTTCTCCACCTTCAGCTTTGACTCCGAGCCGGCCGTGGAGGCGGTGACGCTGGAGAACCTGAGAGGGACCTCGGTCCTCGAGGGTCCGGAGGTCCTCACCGCTTACGCCAATATGTACGACCTACTACGCTCGTCGGCACTGGCGCCGGAGGCGAGCCTTCAGCTCATCCGGGGCGTACTGCGGAGATTGAAGGAAGACACATCGTGA
- the serC gene encoding phosphoserine transaminase, translating to MAEIRIPADIKPADGRFGAGPSKVRTEALDALAATGTSLMGTSHRQAPVKNLVGKVREGIRELFQLPDGYEVVLGNGGSTAFWDVATHGLIENKSQHLSFGEFSSKFAKAAKLAPWLAEPTVISADPGTHPEAAAEAGVDVYAFTHNETSTGVAMPIKRVAGADEGALVLVDATSGAGGLPVDIAETDVYYFAPQKSFASDGGLWIGVFSPAAIERAERIHASGRHVPEFFSLPTAIDNSRKNQTYNTPALATLFLLNEQLEWMNGQGGLDFTTGRTAQSARALYGWAEDVKFASPFVTDPAKRSQVIGTIDFTDEVDAAAVAKVLRANGIVDTEPYRKLGRNQLRVAMFPAIDPADVEALTQCVDYVIDHL from the coding sequence GTGGCTGAGATCCGGATTCCTGCTGACATCAAGCCCGCCGACGGTCGTTTCGGTGCGGGCCCCTCCAAGGTGCGGACGGAAGCGCTGGACGCGCTGGCCGCGACCGGTACGTCCCTGATGGGCACGTCCCACCGCCAGGCCCCGGTGAAGAACCTGGTCGGCAAGGTGCGCGAGGGCATCCGCGAGCTGTTCCAGCTCCCCGACGGCTACGAGGTCGTCCTCGGCAACGGCGGCTCCACCGCGTTCTGGGACGTCGCGACCCACGGCCTGATCGAGAACAAGTCGCAGCACCTCAGCTTCGGCGAGTTCAGCTCCAAGTTCGCCAAGGCCGCCAAGCTCGCGCCCTGGCTGGCCGAGCCCACCGTCATCTCCGCCGACCCGGGCACGCACCCCGAGGCCGCGGCGGAGGCGGGCGTGGACGTCTACGCGTTCACCCACAACGAGACCTCCACCGGCGTCGCCATGCCGATCAAGCGCGTCGCCGGCGCCGACGAGGGCGCGCTGGTCCTGGTGGACGCCACGTCCGGCGCGGGCGGCCTGCCGGTCGACATCGCCGAGACGGACGTCTACTACTTCGCCCCGCAGAAGTCCTTCGCCTCCGACGGCGGCCTGTGGATCGGCGTGTTCTCCCCGGCCGCGATCGAGCGCGCCGAGCGGATCCACGCGTCCGGCCGCCACGTCCCGGAGTTCTTCTCGCTCCCGACGGCGATCGACAACTCCCGCAAGAACCAGACGTACAACACCCCGGCGCTCGCCACGCTGTTCCTGCTGAACGAGCAGCTGGAGTGGATGAACGGCCAGGGCGGCCTGGACTTCACCACCGGCCGCACGGCGCAGTCCGCGCGCGCCCTGTACGGCTGGGCGGAGGACGTGAAGTTCGCGAGCCCCTTCGTCACCGACCCGGCGAAGCGGTCCCAGGTCATCGGCACCATCGACTTCACCGACGAGGTGGACGCCGCCGCCGTCGCCAAGGTGCTGCGCGCCAACGGCATCGTCGACACCGAGCCGTACCGCAAGCTCGGCCGCAACCAGCTCCGCGTCGCGATGTTCCCGGCGATCGACCCGGCGGACGTCGAGGCCCTGACCCAGTGCGTCGACTACGTGATCGACCACCTCTGA